The proteins below are encoded in one region of Aeromonas veronii:
- a CDS encoding MJ1255/VC2487 family glycosyltransferase has product MKILFGVQGTGNGHISRSRTLARALTARGIEVDYLFSGRPADGYFEMAEFGDYRTFPGITFVSHGGRISGWRTLKGLSPLRFWRDMRALDCRDYDLVISDFEPISAHAARRWGKPSLTISHQASFDWAIPRWGESGFNRQLMNHFAPVGQSLGLHWFHFGQPLLPPIIDPIPLAQDNQQILVYLPFELTEQIAALLSRFNQQRFVCFHPAIRTPSQWRNIQFEPQAREGFKQALAGCRGVITNAGFELASEALSLGKKLLVKPLVGQFEQLTNGKTLELMGLAQLMEALDANEVRNWLDSAACGAIRYPDVAGELADWLAAGAGEGIESLSRRLWARTLFPEEVCDRLSELTLSPALPRPWLSQLSAFD; this is encoded by the coding sequence ATGAAGATACTGTTCGGGGTACAGGGGACCGGTAACGGTCACATCAGTCGCAGTCGCACTCTGGCCCGCGCCTTGACCGCCCGCGGCATCGAGGTCGATTACCTGTTCAGTGGCCGCCCTGCCGACGGCTACTTCGAGATGGCCGAGTTCGGGGACTATCGCACCTTCCCCGGTATCACCTTCGTCAGCCACGGGGGGCGCATCTCGGGCTGGCGGACCCTCAAGGGGCTCTCGCCACTGCGCTTCTGGCGGGACATGCGGGCCCTGGACTGCCGGGATTACGATCTGGTGATCAGCGACTTCGAGCCCATCAGCGCCCATGCGGCCCGCCGCTGGGGTAAACCCAGCCTCACCATCAGCCATCAGGCCAGCTTCGACTGGGCCATTCCGCGCTGGGGGGAGAGCGGCTTCAATCGCCAGCTGATGAACCATTTCGCACCGGTCGGCCAGTCACTTGGGCTCCACTGGTTTCACTTCGGTCAGCCTCTGCTGCCCCCCATCATCGATCCCATTCCGCTGGCCCAAGACAATCAGCAGATACTGGTCTACCTCCCCTTCGAGCTGACCGAGCAGATAGCCGCCTTGCTGTCGCGCTTCAACCAGCAGCGGTTCGTCTGCTTCCACCCGGCTATCCGTACCCCCAGCCAGTGGCGCAACATCCAGTTCGAACCCCAGGCGCGGGAGGGTTTCAAGCAGGCGCTGGCGGGTTGCCGTGGCGTCATCACCAACGCCGGTTTCGAGCTGGCGTCCGAGGCGCTCTCCCTTGGCAAGAAGTTGCTGGTCAAACCCCTGGTGGGCCAGTTCGAGCAACTGACCAACGGCAAGACCCTGGAGCTGATGGGGCTGGCCCAGTTGATGGAGGCGCTCGATGCCAATGAGGTGCGCAACTGGCTCGATAGCGCGGCCTGCGGGGCCATCCGCTATCCGGATGTGGCGGGGGAGCTGGCAGACTGGCTGGCGGCGGGGGCCGGGGAGGGGATAGAGTCGCTCTCTCGCAGGCTCTGGGCTCGTACCCTCTTCCCGGAGGAGGTGTGCGATCGGCTGAGCGAGTTGACCCTGAGCCCGGCATTGCCCCGCCCCTGGTTATCGCAACTCAGTGCCTTTGACTAG